A window of Pseudomonas mucidolens contains these coding sequences:
- a CDS encoding NAD(P)-dependent oxidoreductase yields MTTTVSMIGFGEAGAILGEDLAAQGVRIYAYDRLLEDPAKRAALHEKAQRCGVQLCEGAAQATALGEWIISAVTADNALEVALNAAPLMKPGQLFIDINSVAPSTKRAAAKAMELHGVDYIDAAVMAPVPPQRLKTPILLGGQHATLVAERLSGLGMNVRVVANVIGVASAIKMCRSIMIKGLEALTTECLSTARQYHAEGEVLASLHQSFPQMGWDGALPHYLISRVAEHGRRRAEEMKEVAKTARDVDVVPNMSQAIVSAQLGLVDAMLDADIDYSHLEPFDWINLIDTVYGSPIAHESTVREKR; encoded by the coding sequence ATGACCACGACCGTATCTATGATCGGCTTCGGCGAAGCCGGTGCCATTCTGGGCGAGGATCTTGCAGCACAGGGCGTGAGGATCTACGCCTATGATCGACTCCTTGAAGACCCGGCCAAACGAGCCGCGCTGCATGAAAAAGCCCAGCGGTGTGGCGTTCAACTGTGCGAGGGTGCGGCTCAAGCGACAGCGCTTGGCGAGTGGATCATTTCAGCCGTCACAGCGGATAACGCACTCGAAGTCGCACTGAACGCGGCGCCACTGATGAAGCCCGGACAACTGTTTATCGACATCAACTCGGTGGCGCCCTCTACGAAGCGGGCAGCAGCCAAAGCGATGGAGCTGCATGGCGTCGATTACATTGATGCCGCAGTCATGGCGCCGGTACCACCACAACGCTTGAAAACACCCATCCTGTTAGGCGGCCAACACGCCACCTTGGTCGCTGAACGATTAAGCGGGCTAGGCATGAACGTGCGGGTAGTGGCTAATGTGATTGGCGTAGCGTCAGCGATAAAGATGTGTCGAAGCATCATGATCAAAGGCCTGGAAGCACTCACCACTGAATGTCTGAGTACCGCTCGCCAGTACCATGCCGAGGGTGAGGTGCTGGCGTCACTGCACCAGAGTTTTCCGCAGATGGGTTGGGACGGCGCCCTACCCCACTACTTGATCAGTCGCGTGGCCGAGCACGGTCGGCGTCGCGCAGAGGAAATGAAAGAGGTCGCAAAAACCGCTCGCGACGTCGACGTGGTTCCGAACATGAGCCAAGCCATCGTCAGCGCTCAGCTCGGGCTCGTCGATGCCATGCTTGATGCCGATATTGATTACTCACACCTTGAGCCATTCGACTGGATAAACCTGATCGACACGGTGTATGGCAGTCCAATCGCTCATGAAAGCACTGTCCGGGAAAAGCGGTAA
- the galB gene encoding 4-oxalmesaconate hydratase, whose product MINKTKTALVVSAHSADFVWRAGGAIALHTQQGYAVHIVCLSYGERGESAKLWRKGEMSEDKVKTARRSEAEAAAEILGASVEFFDIGDYPMRADKETLFRLADVFRRVQPEFVLSHSIKDPYNYDHPLAMNLTQEARIIAQAEGYKPGEKIVGAPPVYSFEPHQPEQCEWRPDVLLDITEVWDKKYAAIQCMAGQEHLWEYYTRVALQRGVQAKRNVGIASTRNIVYAEGYQSLFPRVTENLA is encoded by the coding sequence ATGATCAATAAAACAAAAACTGCATTAGTCGTCAGCGCCCACTCTGCCGATTTCGTCTGGCGCGCAGGTGGCGCCATCGCCCTGCACACCCAACAAGGTTATGCCGTACACATCGTGTGCTTGTCCTATGGCGAAAGAGGTGAGTCGGCCAAGCTCTGGCGCAAAGGCGAGATGTCTGAAGACAAGGTCAAAACCGCGCGTCGCAGCGAGGCTGAAGCCGCAGCGGAGATACTTGGCGCGAGCGTGGAATTCTTCGACATCGGCGACTACCCGATGCGCGCCGATAAAGAGACACTGTTTCGTTTGGCCGATGTGTTTCGTCGCGTGCAACCGGAGTTCGTCCTCAGTCACTCGATCAAAGACCCCTACAACTACGATCACCCGCTGGCGATGAACCTGACGCAGGAAGCCCGCATCATCGCTCAGGCCGAAGGCTACAAGCCTGGCGAAAAAATTGTGGGTGCCCCACCCGTTTACAGCTTCGAACCCCATCAGCCCGAGCAATGCGAATGGCGCCCGGATGTGCTGTTGGACATCACCGAGGTCTGGGACAAGAAATACGCCGCCATCCAGTGCATGGCGGGCCAGGAGCATCTCTGGGAATACTACACCCGTGTCGCCCTGCAACGCGGTGTACAGGCCAAGCGCAATGTGGGTATCGCCTCTACCCGTAACATCGTATATGCCGAGGGCTACCAAAGCCTCTTCCCACGGGTGACGGAGAATCTGGCATGA
- a CDS encoding 4-oxalomesaconate tautomerase produces the protein MRQTRIPCLMMRGGTSKGAYFLADDLPPEGKLRDQVLLAVMGSPDARQIDGIGGANSLTSKVAIISRSDRPDADVDYLFAQVSVEHAQVDYGQNCGNILAGVGPFSIERELISADESLTTVRIFMMNTGQIAVANVRTPGRIVEYAGDTRIDGVPGTSAPLIVEFEDIAGSSCGALLPTGNAIDRFDGIEVTCIDNGMPVVLIRATDVGCTGDENPEQLDANMALKALLESIRLQAGPLMNLGDVRDRTVPKMSLIAAPRNGGAIGSRTFIPHRCHTSIGVFGAVSVASACLIQGTVASSLAQVEAGDRVQLSVEHPTGEFTVELRVIDGQLAGCGLVRTARLLFEGNVLIPGDVWQKTVKS, from the coding sequence ATGCGCCAGACCCGAATTCCGTGCCTCATGATGCGTGGAGGTACATCCAAGGGCGCTTACTTCCTGGCTGACGATCTGCCGCCTGAAGGTAAGCTGCGTGATCAAGTATTACTGGCCGTCATGGGCTCACCCGATGCACGCCAGATAGATGGCATCGGGGGAGCAAATTCGCTGACCAGCAAGGTCGCCATCATCAGCCGTTCAGATCGCCCGGATGCTGATGTCGATTATCTGTTTGCTCAGGTTTCAGTCGAACACGCTCAAGTTGATTACGGCCAGAATTGCGGAAACATCCTTGCCGGCGTCGGCCCCTTTTCAATCGAGCGAGAGCTGATCAGCGCAGACGAATCGCTGACGACCGTACGGATTTTCATGATGAACACCGGCCAGATCGCCGTGGCTAACGTCCGCACACCAGGTCGCATCGTCGAGTACGCAGGGGATACCCGCATCGATGGAGTTCCTGGCACCAGTGCTCCTCTGATTGTCGAGTTCGAAGACATTGCCGGCTCCAGTTGCGGAGCGCTCTTGCCTACCGGAAATGCCATTGACCGCTTCGATGGCATTGAAGTGACGTGTATCGACAATGGAATGCCTGTTGTGCTGATCAGGGCGACTGATGTGGGGTGCACGGGCGATGAAAACCCCGAGCAACTGGACGCCAACATGGCGCTCAAAGCGTTGCTGGAATCGATCCGGCTGCAGGCGGGCCCGTTGATGAATCTGGGGGATGTGCGCGATCGCACAGTACCGAAAATGTCCCTGATAGCAGCCCCCCGCAACGGAGGCGCTATTGGCAGCCGTACCTTCATTCCTCACCGCTGTCACACATCTATAGGGGTGTTCGGCGCTGTCAGTGTCGCCTCTGCCTGCCTGATTCAAGGGACAGTCGCGAGCAGTTTGGCCCAAGTAGAAGCAGGTGATCGAGTCCAATTGTCTGTCGAGCATCCAACCGGCGAGTTCACGGTGGAGCTGCGTGTAATTGACGGTCAGTTAGCCGGTTGCGGGTTGGTGCGCACGGCACGGCTGTTGTTCGAAGGCAACGTGCTCATTCCTGGCGACGTCTGGCAAAAAACGGTGAAATCGTAA
- a CDS encoding 4-carboxy-4-hydroxy-2-oxoadipate aldolase/oxaloacetate decarboxylase, translated as MSTPIGKTGIVVRNIPRADSALIDELDRFGVATVHESQGRKGLLDSAIRPIQQNQSISGTAVTVLVAPGDNWMFHVAVEQCQPDDILVVATSSPCTDGYFGDLLATSLMARGVRALIIDAGVRDTRTLRDMGFKVWSRAVHAQGTVKETLGSVNIPIICAGQLVEPGDVVVADDDGVVIVRREELPGVFETSRKRARIEEQKRVRLASGELGLDIYEMRQKLVDRGLTYYDSLTDLQG; from the coding sequence ATGAGCACACCGATCGGAAAAACCGGCATTGTGGTACGTAATATTCCCCGTGCTGACTCGGCACTGATCGACGAACTGGATCGCTTCGGCGTTGCCACCGTGCATGAGTCCCAAGGACGCAAAGGTCTTTTGGATTCGGCCATTCGTCCCATCCAGCAGAACCAGAGCATCAGCGGAACGGCGGTGACCGTGTTGGTCGCGCCGGGCGATAACTGGATGTTTCACGTAGCCGTCGAACAGTGCCAACCCGACGACATTCTGGTGGTCGCGACATCGTCGCCATGCACCGATGGCTACTTTGGCGACTTGCTCGCCACCTCGTTGATGGCCCGAGGGGTACGGGCCCTGATCATTGACGCCGGGGTACGCGATACCCGGACGCTGCGGGACATGGGCTTCAAGGTATGGTCGCGAGCGGTTCATGCCCAAGGCACGGTCAAGGAAACCCTGGGCTCGGTCAACATACCGATCATCTGCGCCGGCCAGTTGGTCGAGCCCGGTGACGTCGTAGTGGCTGACGATGACGGCGTGGTCATTGTTCGCCGCGAAGAGTTACCCGGCGTGTTTGAAACCAGCCGAAAACGCGCTCGAATCGAAGAGCAGAAACGGGTGCGCCTGGCATCCGGCGAATTGGGGCTGGATATCTATGAGATGCGTCAGAAGCTCGTCGACCGGGGCCTGACTTACTACGACAGCCTCACAGACCTGCAAGGATGA